In the genome of Elephas maximus indicus isolate mEleMax1 chromosome 6, mEleMax1 primary haplotype, whole genome shotgun sequence, one region contains:
- the LOC126078279 gene encoding G-protein coupled receptor 35-like — MNESCNNSQQSSPPWVAHLSSAYAALLLLLGLLLNGLALWVLCCRLPRWTETRVYMVNLAAADLCLLCALPFMLLNLRYRESDTLFCQLSQGIYLVNRYMSVSLIMAIAVDRYLAVRHPLRARGLRSPSRAAAVCALLWVLVGSSLAARWTLSVQEGGFCFSTNTRHHIDSVVFSLLGFYLPLIVLVFCSLQVVAGLAQRPLADSAQAEATRKAARMVWANLAVFVVCFLPLHVVLTVYYAIGPHSCAWRQVFMYSLYFTSRLSDANCCLDAICYYYMAKEFQEARSLALGAKAHRSQESVGVVLT; from the coding sequence ATGAACGAATCCTGCAACAACAGCCAGCAGTCCTCGCCGCCCTGGGTCGCCCACCTGTCCTCGGCCTACGCggctttgctgctgctgctgggcctGCTGCTCAACGGCCTGGCGCTCTGGGTGCTGTGCTGCCGCTTGCCGCGGTGGACGGAGACACGAGTCTACATGGTCAACCTGGCGGCTGCCGACCTgtgcctgctgtgtgccctgCCCTTTATGCTGCTCAACCTGCGGTACCGGGAGTCTGACACGCTGTTCTGCCAGCTCTCCCAGGGCATCTACCTGGTCAACAGGTACATGAGTGTCAGCCTGATCATGGCCATCGCCGTGGACCGCTACCTGGCTGTGCGGCACCCCCTGCGCGCCCGAGGGCTGCGCTCGCCAAGCCGGGCTGCGGCTGTGTGCGCACTGCTCTGGGTGCTGGTGGGAAGCTCCCTGGCGGCCCGCTGGACCCTGAGTGTGCAAGAGGGTGGCTTCTGCTTCTCCACCAACACCCGGCACCACATTGACAGTGTGGTCTTCTCACTGCTGGGGTTCTACCTGCCACTGATCGTGCTGGTTTTCTGCTCCCTGCAGGTGGTGGCCGGCCTGGCCCAGAGGCCACTAGCCGACTCGGCCCAGGCGGAGGCCACCCGGAAGGCCGCTCGCATGGTCTGGGCGAACCTGGCAGTGTTTGTGGTCTGCTTCTTGCCGCTGCACGTAGTGCTGACGGTGTACTACGCCATAGGCCCGCACAGCTGTGCCTGGCGCCAAGTGTTTATGTACTCTCTCTACTTCACCTCCAGGCTCTCGGATGCCAACTGCTGCCTGGATGCCATCTGCTACTACTACATGGCCAAAGAGTTCCAGGAGGCCCGCTCTTTGGCCCTTGGGGCCAAGGCCCACAGGAGCCAAGAGTCTGTGGGTGTGGTCCTCACCTAG